A segment of the Butyrivibrio fibrisolvens genome:
CCAGTTGATGTTTACTCATAATGTTTAGCATGAATGGCCCTATGACCCCGCCGCGCCGAGCATCGCTCACCATATCGTGATACTCGATATTGTCTTCCGAGTCAGCAAATCCGTCGACCATGCGGATACATAACTTTTCGAGGCTCAATAGCATTTCATCCCTGCTAACTCGCTGTCTACGCTTCGCACCAGCCGTTACCGACTGCTACGCAAGACTCGCTATTTGCTGATTGGTTAGACCTTTGCAAAGCAGGATTCTCACCTACTTGATTAAACACCCTTAGCTGGGCGCACTGCTGGAATTTAAACATCTTTAGCCAAATAAAGTAAAAGATCATCATCATTGATGCAGGGGGCATACTGTTCTAATTGTTTCCCTTTATACCAAACTCCGCTGCCATCAAAATTGTAACCTCTTTTTACATACATCCTCTGGGCTGGTCCATATCCAGAATGAACCCCAACTGCCAAGTAAACTTTATCGGAAACTTTTGACGCCTCTTTTTCAACAGCATCCAAAAGCCTATTTCCAATACCTTTATTATGAACATCAAAGAAAACTGTCAGATCTTCAATTTCAGGATAGCCTTGATTTCCCCAAGGACCTTCTGTAGGATTCAGAACCAGAGTACATTGCCCGGAGACTCTGCCATCATACTCTGCGATAAAAACAAATCTTTTACCATCCTCCTGTTCTTTATAATACTTTTCATATGTATCTACGGAAGGATGCCAGCCATACGAAAAATATGTATCATAAAGGATTTTTGCATCTTCAGGAATCATGCTCCTAATTCTTATAGTTCCATCATCATAATACGTAACCATCTTTAACCACCTTTATCATAATCCTAGTCATACCATCTCCATTAAAGCCGTGTTCTTATATCTTTCAGTTCCTCGATACTGAATTCAATAGGTGACGCATTGTCAACCTCAATTGTATGCGACTGCTCAAAGGGTATATTTCTTTTCATAGCAAGAAGCGTCATGATTACAGCTCCGTGTGATATTATCAGGAGGTTCTTATCTGAAGAAGTGTTGTGCTGACCAAGAATATAATCAAGTGCTTTAAACAGTCTTTCCATAACCATTTGATATGATTCGCCGTCAGGGGTGCAATTATATCTCTTATTTGAAAGCCACAGCTCATGCTCTTCATCATATAAAGAAAGAATCTCATCCCAGGTATGCCCTTCAAACAATCCCAGATTCATTTCTTCCAAGCCTCTAACTATTTCATATCCTGTATGGAAATGCTCATCTACTATCTGCGCAGTTTTTACAGCTCTAGCCTGATAGCTGGTGTATATCTTTTCAAAAGAAATATCTATTTCCTCAAGTCTTTTGCAAAGCAGCTGTGCTTGCGCTATTCCATTTTCATTTAATGGAATGTCAGTTGTGCCCTGCACTTTTCCTAGAGTATTCCAATCTGTTTGTCCGTGTCTCGCAAAATATATCTTCACAATTCCCTCTTTTCATACTCCATGCGAATAAAATCTTTGGCATCCTCAGAAGTTGTAAATCTTTTAAATTTTGACACCGGATTTCCAAAGAAAAGCCTCAGCCCTTAGCAAATGTCCTAAGGCTGAGGTTCGTTAGTTTTGCTACTTAAATTATATATCGTTTTGGCTCTGTGTGTAATAAATTTGGTACATAATTAATATACATCAGAAGACCGGAACAGTTAGGGTGTTAAAATTAAATGAAAAGCAGTATGACAGTATATATCTTCTTTCAGGAGAATTAGACTATCAGGAAAAAACAGTCGGAAGAAACTGCCATATAATGATATAATTGGGACACGTGAATCATATCTTGTATCAGAGTAAAGACAATATTTAGTGTCTGTGTTTTATTCAGATACAAGATGTGATACAAACACGATAGTCACAAATGTGACCCTCGTTCAACTGAAAGGGAGAAAAGAAGTGTTTAAAGGAAAAATGAAAAAGTTTGTTGGTATTATCGGTGTGCTTGTGCTCATGCTGTCGCTTGTTGCATGCGGAGATACGAGAACAGCGCAGGAGAAAGAGGCAGTTAACACGATTATGGAGAATGCTGTCAGGATTGATGTTCAGTACGGGTTTTCGCTAGGAGATGTGACCACGGTTAAAAAGATTTGTACGGCGATTTTTTATAGAAACTCGGAGCTGTTTCGTCTGACTGTTGCAGAAAACGGCGAACAGAAGCAAGGAGACTTCGGAAGAGAAGAATATGATAAGCTGAAAGACACTATTGTTTCACTTCAGCCGGTAGCTAATGAGAATTTTGCGGATGAAGAAGAAATTTCCGGAAAAACTGAAGATCACGGCTTCATAATAGTTTACTATTTGGTAGATGGCAAAGAGGAACCGGAGAAGAGTTACTTCAGGGTTTCCGATACAAAGAAGTTAAACGAGTATATTGATGAGTTGGAGTTGCAGTGTAAGTAAAGGTAAACGGCATGAATTACGGACAGTTTTATTATAATGATGTTGCACAAACCCTCTATCTGTGTTTTATTCAGATACAAGATTTTGATTCGCTTGACGAGATGGAGAAATACTTCTTCATAATTAAGTAAAAGAATCTGTGCCAAATTGAGAGTTTGAAATTTTTTCTATAAATAGGAATCTTCTATGATAATTTAGATTTATGAGGGAGCAATCAGATTGGTTGCCCCCTTTATTGACTATACAATCAGCATATTTATAAGTCAAATACTAATTGGTTTTTGTAAGAAGATGTTGTAAGATTTTGAATGTGATTTTATTTTTGAATTGAACTAAGTCGCTGCGCGACGGCCTGCCAAGGCTGTGGCGCAGCGACTTAGTTCAACTGGAATATTATGGTTCAATGCCCTTTGCATTTGAACTAACCGGAACATAAAGAATACTTTCTTCCCCGGCAGGTGTTTGGCATTTAATTCTGCCGTCCTGAAAATAAGCTGCCCCACCTTTGGCTATCTCAGATCCTTCTCTGTCCAAACATACCGAATTTACAAGACATACATCATGGCCAAAACGCACAGACTGTTCAGCATACTCGTATTTAATGGTTTTATTCCATTCTTCGTAATTGAAATCCGTGTAAACTGGCCAGAGAACAATATCTGCATTTAGTTCCTTCATCTGTTCAACATATACATCATCCCAGAGATCTCCGCATAAACCTACTGCAAAATTCTTATCCTCAAATAAGA
Coding sequences within it:
- a CDS encoding GNAT family N-acetyltransferase; the protein is MVTYYDDGTIRIRSMIPEDAKILYDTYFSYGWHPSVDTYEKYYKEQEDGKRFVFIAEYDGRVSGQCTLVLNPTEGPWGNQGYPEIEDLTVFFDVHNKGIGNRLLDAVEKEASKVSDKVYLAVGVHSGYGPAQRMYVKRGYNFDGSGVWYKGKQLEQYAPCINDDDLLLYLAKDV
- a CDS encoding histidine phosphatase family protein, coding for MKIYFARHGQTDWNTLGKVQGTTDIPLNENGIAQAQLLCKRLEEIDISFEKIYTSYQARAVKTAQIVDEHFHTGYEIVRGLEEMNLGLFEGHTWDEILSLYDEEHELWLSNKRYNCTPDGESYQMVMERLFKALDYILGQHNTSSDKNLLIISHGAVIMTLLAMKRNIPFEQSHTIEVDNASPIEFSIEELKDIRTRL